From one bacterium genomic stretch:
- a CDS encoding DUF6305 family protein: protein MACCRALPVTVGLMAAAMMLTVTAVAIGGPAFTADPPVLLTSGGQSADLQIVKILLERLRLSDVTTKPLARVEDMRGVKTLVIAVGGSTKGLGAAGIDADQELARVGALLARAQEAGVKVLTMHVGGSARRGELSDRFIAAVVPRSGHVIVASDGNADELFTRLTSQHRVTLESVDRLSDLEPVLRRIFRVR from the coding sequence ATGGCCTGTTGCAGGGCGCTGCCCGTTACGGTAGGGCTGATGGCCGCGGCGATGATGCTGACCGTGACAGCGGTGGCAATCGGCGGGCCGGCATTCACTGCCGACCCCCCGGTGTTGCTGACCTCGGGCGGGCAGAGCGCCGATCTGCAGATAGTGAAGATCCTGCTTGAGAGACTGCGTCTGTCGGATGTGACCACGAAGCCACTGGCCCGCGTCGAGGACATGCGCGGCGTCAAGACCTTGGTGATCGCGGTCGGCGGAAGCACGAAGGGCCTGGGAGCGGCCGGGATTGATGCCGACCAGGAGCTGGCGCGCGTGGGGGCGCTGCTGGCGCGGGCGCAGGAGGCCGGCGTGAAGGTTCTTACGATGCACGTCGGAGGGAGCGCCCGCCGGGGAGAGCTGTCCGACCGCTTCATAGCGGCGGTGGTGCCCAGGAGTGGGCATGTGATCGTGGCATCCGACGGCAACGCCGATGAGCTGTTCACGCGGCTGACCTCCCAGCATCGCGTCACACTGGAGAGCGTCGATCGCCTCTCAGACCTGGAGCCGGTGCTCCGCAGGATCTTCCGCGTCAGGTAG
- a CDS encoding TRAP transporter large permease subunit: protein MAVHPTLILAAMAGVFAVAALAFRWPVGLSLALGAVAGTLLGGEGVPIRHLVEGSFGFLDVTIMIASAMIFMKVLQRNGLLETLGRQILDAFRGRPSLLLIALMLFIMFPGMMTGSSSACVFTTGAIAAPVLIAMGIPSERTAAIIAMGALLGMVAPPVNIPAMIIGGGVDMPYVGFTLPLLVLTVPLAVLFVLLLGRRYVTGAGRIPADRLPASHYARLGPRLYLPLLVVGVFMIGPKATRVIPDLGLPLVFLLGAATGLVTGLPVQPVRVAREAVHEALPVMGILMGVGMFIQIMALTGARGAVVIGALALPSALLFGAIAVTMPAFGAVSAFGSASVLGVPFFLALLGRNGIVVGSALSLLASLGDLMPPTALAGIFAAQVVGLPGYFGVLRRCLVPAIIVAAVGIAALVWANPLAKVLGL, encoded by the coding sequence ATGGCCGTCCATCCAACCCTGATTCTGGCCGCCATGGCGGGAGTGTTCGCCGTGGCGGCCCTTGCCTTCCGGTGGCCGGTGGGTCTTTCGCTGGCCCTTGGGGCGGTGGCCGGGACGCTCCTGGGTGGCGAAGGCGTGCCCATCAGGCACCTTGTCGAGGGCAGCTTCGGCTTCCTGGACGTGACCATCATGATCGCCTCCGCGATGATCTTCATGAAGGTCCTGCAGCGCAACGGGCTGCTGGAAACACTGGGCCGGCAGATCCTCGACGCCTTCCGCGGCCGCCCCTCGCTTCTGCTAATCGCGCTGATGCTGTTCATCATGTTCCCAGGCATGATGACCGGATCGTCGAGCGCCTGCGTGTTTACCACGGGCGCGATCGCGGCCCCGGTGCTGATCGCGATGGGCATCCCCTCCGAGCGGACGGCGGCCATCATTGCCATGGGGGCACTCCTGGGAATGGTGGCGCCGCCGGTCAACATCCCGGCGATGATCATCGGCGGTGGGGTTGACATGCCGTATGTCGGCTTCACGCTTCCGCTGTTGGTGCTGACCGTGCCGCTGGCGGTGCTGTTCGTGTTGCTGCTGGGCCGGCGGTACGTGACAGGCGCTGGACGGATTCCCGCCGATCGTCTCCCCGCTTCGCACTACGCGCGGCTCGGCCCGCGTCTCTACCTGCCGCTGCTGGTGGTGGGGGTCTTCATGATCGGCCCCAAGGCCACGCGGGTGATCCCTGACCTGGGGCTTCCGCTCGTCTTCCTGCTGGGCGCGGCGACCGGCTTGGTTACCGGACTGCCGGTGCAGCCGGTTCGGGTGGCGCGGGAGGCGGTGCACGAAGCGCTGCCGGTGATGGGCATCCTGATGGGCGTCGGCATGTTCATTCAGATCATGGCGCTAACCGGCGCAAGGGGGGCCGTGGTGATCGGCGCCCTGGCGCTGCCTTCGGCGCTGCTGTTCGGCGCCATCGCAGTGACAATGCCCGCTTTCGGCGCGGTCTCGGCGTTTGGGTCGGCGTCGGTGCTGGGCGTACCGTTCTTCCTGGCTCTGCTCGGTCGCAACGGAATCGTGGTTGGCTCCGCGCTCTCGCTCCTTGCCAGTCTCGGCGACTTGATGCCGCCCACCGCGCTGGCCGGGATCTTCGCAGCGCAGGTGGTGGGACTGCCCGGGTATTTCGGGGTCCTGCGCCGGTGTCTGGTGCCGGCGATCATTGTGGCAGCGGTGGGGATCGCGGCTCTCGTGTGGGCCAACCCGCTGGCCAAGGTGCTGGGGCTGTGA
- the pgsB gene encoding poly-gamma-glutamate synthase PgsB has protein sequence MELLGVVPALAALGAAVVEARRHRRHLESIPHRIHVNGTRGKSSVVRLVVAGLRVCGLRVVGKTTGSAPRVLLPDGGEVDLRGGRRPSLREYQHVAALAARARADALVVECMAVRPELQRVAEQRLMRSTIGVLTGAGKDHLGVMGESLHEITEALAGTIPAGGVLVTPGPSVPPAWGACAAERGTLVCPVVPDPGLPLPAAYLEWPENVAIALEVCRIVGVDRLTALAGMGSVRPDPGALRVWRSSHLWLVGAFGANDPISTGRLVARVRGQFGLAAVPVAGILNTRADRGERTLQWCRTLLSGEFQVDRLVITGPHAMAAARFLERRGWGRGRIHVHAGSSPATVTRAASDGTSGALLVVGMGNVAGTGAALLSHWAEVGEVVTDG, from the coding sequence ATGGAACTCCTGGGCGTGGTGCCCGCGCTCGCGGCGCTGGGCGCCGCCGTGGTTGAGGCCAGGCGCCACCGGCGCCATCTAGAGAGCATACCCCACCGCATCCACGTCAACGGCACGCGCGGCAAGTCGAGTGTCGTGCGCCTTGTCGTTGCGGGACTGCGGGTCTGCGGGCTTCGCGTTGTGGGCAAGACTACGGGTTCCGCTCCCCGGGTCCTACTGCCCGACGGTGGTGAGGTTGACCTCCGCGGAGGCCGGCGGCCTTCGCTACGCGAGTACCAGCATGTGGCCGCGCTTGCGGCACGCGCGCGCGCAGACGCGCTGGTCGTGGAGTGCATGGCTGTGCGGCCCGAACTGCAGCGCGTTGCCGAGCAGCGGTTGATGCGCTCAACGATTGGCGTACTCACCGGCGCCGGTAAGGATCACCTAGGCGTGATGGGTGAATCGTTGCACGAGATCACGGAGGCGCTTGCGGGGACTATCCCAGCGGGTGGAGTGCTGGTTACGCCGGGACCTTCCGTGCCGCCTGCATGGGGGGCGTGCGCGGCGGAGCGCGGAACCCTGGTTTGCCCGGTGGTGCCGGATCCCGGTCTCCCGCTGCCGGCCGCCTACCTTGAGTGGCCCGAGAACGTGGCGATCGCCCTGGAGGTCTGCCGGATTGTGGGCGTTGACCGCTTGACCGCGCTGGCCGGGATGGGCAGCGTGCGGCCTGATCCCGGGGCGCTGCGCGTCTGGCGCAGTTCCCACCTCTGGCTGGTAGGTGCGTTCGGAGCCAACGATCCTATTTCCACGGGCCGTCTGGTCGCCCGCGTGCGCGGGCAGTTCGGCCTGGCCGCCGTGCCTGTGGCAGGCATCCTGAACACCAGGGCCGACCGGGGCGAGCGCACACTGCAGTGGTGCCGGACGCTGCTCTCGGGGGAGTTCCAGGTTGACCGCCTGGTCATCACCGGTCCGCACGCCATGGCGGCCGCGCGGTTCCTGGAGCGTCGTGGGTGGGGGCGCGGGCGCATACACGTCCACGCTGGATCCTCACCGGCCACCGTCACGCGGGCGGCCTCGGATGGCACCTCAGGAGCCCTCCTGGTGGTGGGCATGGGCAATGTCGCCGGTACTGGAGCTGCGCTGCTATCGCACTGGGCTGAAGTGGGCGAGGTGGTGACAGATGGTTGA
- the ggt gene encoding gamma-glutamyltransferase, producing MRTHLRCLRGVLAVAVILVIAGVLAVPSPLVAQSINPIATGRAGMVATATPLATEIGLDILQQGGNAVDAAVAAAFALGVAEPNASGLGGGGFILIRFARTGETVYIDYREVAPGAARPDMYLDSEGRVRPGSTTVGHLAVGVPGTLAGLHMALTRYGTMTLKQVMTPSIFLAERGYTVTKTLSGMMQDNLEKLNRFPAAAAIYTKGGLPYDPGSRLVLRDLAATYRLIASAGPSVFYEGEIADAIVAEMKRGGGIITKADLAGYRPKMRVPVRSTYRGFEIISSPPPSSGGTHVIQALNILEGYDMAGLGFQTPAALHVTIEALKRSFADRGRYMADPDFVPVPVAGLISKDYAAVLRRTIDLNRASPSVAPGNPEPFGKSANTSHISVVDREGNMVALTQTINYFFGSGVMVPGTGILLNNEMDDFVPTPGSANSVQPGKRPLSSMAPTLVLREGRPFMTVGSPGATRIISALALIIMNIVDYKMDIQSAIEAPRIHAMTRDVFVEGRIPPDVRAALAAMGHPLQLRGPMDLYFGGAQGIVVAPNGVLFGGADPRRDGFAKGFWF from the coding sequence ATGAGAACGCATCTGCGGTGCCTGCGCGGCGTCCTCGCCGTGGCGGTAATACTGGTTATTGCGGGGGTGCTCGCCGTGCCGTCTCCTCTGGTCGCGCAGTCGATCAACCCGATCGCAACCGGCCGTGCCGGTATGGTGGCCACGGCCACGCCGCTCGCCACCGAGATCGGCCTTGATATTCTCCAGCAGGGCGGCAACGCGGTGGATGCCGCGGTGGCCGCCGCGTTCGCGCTCGGCGTGGCCGAGCCGAATGCCTCGGGGCTGGGTGGCGGAGGGTTCATTCTCATCCGTTTTGCCCGCACAGGCGAGACGGTCTACATAGACTACCGTGAGGTGGCGCCCGGTGCCGCCAGGCCGGACATGTACCTCGACTCCGAGGGGCGAGTACGGCCCGGCTCCACCACGGTCGGCCACCTGGCCGTGGGCGTTCCCGGCACGCTGGCAGGCCTGCACATGGCGCTCACGCGTTACGGCACGATGACGCTCAAGCAGGTGATGACGCCGTCCATATTTCTCGCGGAACGCGGCTACACCGTCACGAAGACGCTGAGCGGGATGATGCAGGACAACCTCGAGAAGCTCAATCGGTTCCCCGCGGCCGCGGCGATCTACACAAAGGGAGGCCTGCCCTACGACCCGGGCAGCCGCCTCGTGCTGCGCGACCTGGCGGCCACCTACCGACTGATCGCCTCTGCGGGACCTTCCGTATTCTACGAGGGGGAGATCGCCGACGCGATCGTGGCCGAGATGAAGCGAGGCGGAGGCATCATCACGAAGGCCGACCTAGCCGGCTACCGCCCGAAGATGCGGGTCCCGGTGCGCTCGACCTACCGTGGGTTCGAGATCATCTCCAGCCCACCGCCCAGCTCGGGTGGCACGCACGTCATCCAGGCGCTCAACATCCTCGAGGGCTATGACATGGCCGGGCTCGGTTTTCAGACCCCGGCCGCCCTGCACGTGACGATCGAGGCGCTGAAGCGCTCGTTCGCCGACCGTGGGCGCTACATGGCCGACCCGGACTTCGTCCCGGTTCCGGTCGCCGGTCTGATCTCGAAGGACTATGCCGCGGTGCTGCGCAGGACCATAGACCTGAATCGGGCCTCGCCCAGCGTGGCGCCGGGCAACCCCGAGCCTTTCGGCAAGTCGGCCAACACCTCGCACATCTCGGTGGTGGACCGCGAGGGCAACATGGTTGCGCTCACGCAGACCATCAACTACTTCTTCGGCTCCGGCGTGATGGTGCCCGGCACCGGGATTCTCCTGAACAACGAGATGGACGACTTCGTGCCCACCCCTGGCTCCGCCAACTCGGTGCAGCCGGGGAAGCGGCCGCTCTCCAGCATGGCGCCCACCCTGGTGCTGCGGGAAGGACGGCCGTTCATGACGGTGGGCTCGCCCGGGGCCACGCGCATCATCTCTGCCCTGGCGCTGATCATCATGAACATCGTGGACTACAAGATGGACATCCAGAGCGCGATCGAAGCGCCACGTATTCACGCCATGACGCGTGACGTGTTCGTCGAAGGCCGCATCCCGCCGGATGTGCGCGCGGCGCTGGCGGCCATGGGCCATCCGCTTCAACTCCGCGGTCCCATGGATCTCTACTTTGGTGGCGCGCAGGGGATCGTGGTCGCGCCCAACGGCGTCCTGTTCGGCGGCGCGGACCCACGCCGCGACGGCTTCGCCAAGGGGTTCTGGTTCTAG
- a CDS encoding succinylglutamate desuccinylase/aspartoacylase family protein: MTSTRLWAAGLALVSLVLAGTAASAFERMHRREPIIPGSGLTRQSTLAAYEPSLARTSADTEVFFMDGIRPGGVVLVLGGTHPNEPAGLLTAVLLVERARVTSGRLIVVPRANGSGFTHSDPQEGTPQTFEITTPGGPRSFRFGSRNTNPVDQWPDPDVYVHASSGQRLSGAEVRNLNRAFPGRADGTFTERIALAIATLVRQEQVDLVIDLHEASPEYPVINAIVAHERAMPLAAAVLLEMQMAGIQISLEASPATLRGLSTRELGDHTPALAVLMETPNPAQGRIRGRTSAALVVEGRDVVYERAARARRLFVPFDAGGWPIEARVGRHATGVVLFARLLGDARPGRGVAIEGVPEAASLRRDGLGAYLQAPR, encoded by the coding sequence ATGACCTCGACGCGCCTCTGGGCGGCGGGACTGGCGCTCGTCAGCCTCGTCTTGGCCGGGACCGCCGCGTCCGCTTTTGAGCGCATGCACCGCAGGGAACCGATCATCCCTGGGTCCGGACTGACCCGTCAGAGCACGCTGGCTGCCTACGAGCCCTCGCTGGCGCGGACCTCGGCCGACACCGAGGTTTTCTTCATGGACGGCATCCGGCCCGGCGGCGTCGTGCTGGTGCTCGGCGGGACGCATCCCAACGAGCCCGCCGGTCTCCTGACGGCGGTGCTCCTGGTGGAGCGGGCGCGCGTAACGTCCGGCCGGCTGATCGTGGTCCCGCGCGCCAACGGCAGCGGGTTCACGCACAGCGATCCCCAGGAGGGCACTCCTCAGACCTTCGAGATCACAACGCCGGGCGGCCCGCGCTCCTTCCGGTTCGGCTCGCGCAACACCAACCCTGTGGATCAGTGGCCTGATCCCGACGTCTATGTGCACGCTTCATCCGGGCAGCGTCTCTCGGGCGCCGAGGTGCGCAACCTCAATCGGGCGTTCCCCGGGCGGGCCGACGGCACCTTCACCGAGCGGATCGCCTTGGCCATTGCCACCCTCGTCCGGCAGGAGCAGGTGGATCTGGTCATTGATCTCCACGAGGCCTCACCGGAATACCCGGTCATCAATGCCATCGTCGCGCACGAGCGGGCGATGCCGCTGGCCGCGGCGGTGTTGCTCGAGATGCAGATGGCGGGAATCCAGATCTCGCTGGAGGCATCGCCTGCCACCCTGCGCGGCCTCAGCACCCGCGAGCTGGGCGACCACACGCCGGCGCTGGCGGTCCTCATGGAGACCCCGAATCCTGCCCAGGGCCGCATCAGGGGCCGGACCAGCGCCGCCCTGGTTGTGGAGGGGCGTGATGTTGTCTACGAGCGCGCCGCCCGCGCCAGGCGGCTCTTCGTGCCCTTCGACGCCGGCGGGTGGCCGATTGAGGCGCGCGTCGGCAGGCACGCGACCGGAGTCGTTCTCTTTGCCCGCCTGCTGGGTGATGCCAGGCCGGGCCGCGGTGTGGCCATCGAGGGTGTTCCAGAAGCTGCGTCGCTCCGGCGTGACGGCCTGGGAGCCTACCTGCAGGCCCCCAGGTAG
- the pgsC gene encoding poly-gamma-glutamate biosynthesis protein PgsC, with translation MVEALGVGLVVSLVLSELVGLSAGGLITPAYLALLLDQPWRMVGTLVAAGVAFAAYRGLAGHLILYGRRRFVAMVLLGVAAKWALQAAAPAAAATLAVPVGTIGYVLPGLIANEFERQGVLATVAMLTVATVAAALAVRVLGV, from the coding sequence ATGGTTGAGGCGCTGGGCGTCGGACTGGTCGTATCGCTTGTCCTTTCGGAGCTGGTAGGGCTCTCTGCCGGCGGGCTGATTACGCCCGCGTACCTGGCCCTTCTGCTCGACCAGCCGTGGCGCATGGTCGGAACGCTCGTGGCGGCAGGCGTGGCGTTCGCCGCCTACCGGGGGCTGGCCGGTCACCTGATCCTCTACGGCCGGCGGCGGTTCGTCGCGATGGTGCTGCTGGGCGTGGCGGCCAAGTGGGCGCTCCAGGCGGCTGCTCCTGCCGCCGCGGCGACGCTGGCCGTGCCGGTGGGCACGATCGGCTACGTGCTTCCTGGCCTCATCGCGAACGAGTTCGAGCGGCAGGGGGTCCTGGCGACCGTTGCCATGCTGACCGTGGCAACTGTGGCTGCGGCGCTCGCGGTGCGGGTACTGGGGGTTTGA
- the pgsW gene encoding poly-gamma-glutamate system protein has product MRRHPPAVLAAMLGLALATGGASLATAPAPDPSGTTTHEAARLMAEGTAVIRRARLARGLAVDPRTDPNRTGLIGVEWTATTTTLGSLTSKRTGTNPNLAAGLVRWLHEAGVREGGAVAVGASGSFPGLALGTLAAVRALGGRPITITSVGASSWGANEPGFTWLDMEAELVRAGLATRSVGASPGGEDDDGAGLQEPARGQLLAAVERSGVPLLSGETLSDRVAARMAAYAAASGGPIAAFVNIGGAAANMGTCLGVLNLRPGVHRTLPPCRGEPGVMWRMSARGVPVLHLLHVEGIAAAFGLPVDPVPLPEPGQGAPFQRPSRGRSGALLLVLLGGLLVLVHRGRAGGPPSNRAIA; this is encoded by the coding sequence GTGAGACGCCATCCTCCGGCGGTGCTGGCCGCGATGTTGGGCCTCGCGCTGGCCACAGGCGGTGCGAGCCTGGCGACTGCTCCGGCACCTGACCCGTCAGGCACCACGACGCACGAAGCCGCCAGGCTCATGGCCGAGGGAACCGCGGTGATACGCCGGGCGCGGCTTGCCCGCGGCCTGGCTGTTGACCCCAGGACAGATCCCAACCGCACAGGGCTGATCGGCGTCGAGTGGACCGCCACAACCACAACGTTGGGCTCGCTGACGTCCAAGCGGACCGGCACCAATCCCAACCTGGCTGCCGGGCTGGTTCGCTGGCTGCACGAGGCCGGAGTGCGCGAGGGCGGCGCGGTCGCTGTGGGCGCCTCGGGCTCTTTCCCTGGGCTTGCACTCGGTACTCTCGCCGCGGTGCGGGCCCTGGGCGGCCGGCCCATCACGATCACTTCGGTGGGAGCCTCCAGTTGGGGGGCCAACGAGCCCGGGTTCACGTGGCTCGACATGGAGGCAGAGCTGGTGCGCGCAGGTCTGGCCACGCGCTCGGTGGGCGCATCCCCGGGAGGCGAGGATGACGACGGCGCCGGCCTCCAGGAACCCGCGCGCGGGCAACTGCTCGCGGCCGTCGAGCGCTCGGGCGTGCCGCTGCTGTCCGGCGAGACGCTGAGCGACCGGGTTGCGGCGCGGATGGCCGCGTACGCCGCCGCATCCGGCGGCCCTATCGCTGCCTTCGTCAACATCGGAGGGGCCGCTGCGAACATGGGGACATGCCTGGGAGTTCTCAACCTGCGCCCCGGCGTGCACCGCACCCTACCACCCTGCAGGGGCGAACCAGGCGTGATGTGGCGAATGAGCGCGCGGGGGGTCCCTGTCCTGCACCTGCTGCATGTCGAAGGTATCGCGGCGGCATTCGGCCTGCCTGTTGACCCGGTGCCGCTGCCGGAACCAGGTCAGGGAGCGCCATTCCAACGGCCATCCCGCGGGAGATCGGGAGCGCTGCTCCTAGTGCTCCTGGGGGGCCTGCTGGTGCTCGTCCACCGCGGCCGCGCGGGAGGTCCTCCCAGTAATAGGGCAATTGCCTGA